The following proteins come from a genomic window of Rhodothermales bacterium:
- a CDS encoding valine--tRNA ligase, with the protein MESDGLDKGSLVNREAYDPRSIEGKWYEYWENHGYFGTSADSSRKPHVIMMPPPNVTGRLHMGHALQDTIQDALTRLRRMQGFEALWMPGKDHAGIATQNVVERSIKDRDGRSRHDLGRDAFMAHVWDWVDEYGDIILQQKRRLGDSCDWARERFTMDEGYVEAVQRVFVQLYEEGLIYRGDYLVNWDPENRTALSDEEVDNVERDGSLWYVRYRLADGSGHITVATTRPETMLGDTAIAVHPDDARYADLIGKKVILPLVERELPVVADEYVKMEFAVGALKITPAHDKNDFEIGQRHGLDVVNVLNPDGTINSNGGAYMGLDRFVARDRIVADLESQGLLEKVEPYKINVPVSSRSKEIIEPLISRQWFVKMEPLAQPAIEAVRSGKITFYPKRWENEYFRWLEDIRDWCISRQLWWGHRIPVWYYTNADGHIDESRAFVVSVNQPEQGMIQDEDVLDTWFSSWLWPFATLGWPHDDDKAKKDVSFFYPTDVLVSGYDILFFWIARMIMAGLHFTGEIPYRDIFITGMIKDKLGRWMSKSLGNGIDPLEMIEEYGADAVRYSLTILCAQGQDIKLDPTKFEMGRNFANKIWNAFNVFGQFMEPGRQYRRTREYAELDLVEQWILHRLNTTIERVNESVDRYRLNEALASVYDVFWRDFCDWYLELIKPPRGSSMEDERIALAVELYEKMILLLHPFMPFITEDLWQRVRPRGEGESCMVQEWPAANPTEKSDSAAETFSVIQEMVSGIRNIRAEYNVPPSKHIGVIINVSSKEPDLLEALESHRDYFEKLARVDQLEVGSGRKKPIASASAVVGRNVVFIPLSGMIDLSVERDRLQKEIDQKEDFVVKIQKKLQNRQFVSKAPAEVVERERKKEADTIAELKRLRANLEDLASVN; encoded by the coding sequence ATGGAGAGCGACGGACTGGACAAAGGCTCGCTCGTCAATCGCGAGGCGTATGACCCGCGAAGCATCGAGGGGAAATGGTACGAGTACTGGGAGAACCACGGCTACTTCGGGACTTCCGCCGACTCATCGCGGAAGCCGCATGTCATCATGATGCCGCCTCCGAACGTGACCGGGCGTCTTCACATGGGTCACGCGCTTCAGGACACAATCCAGGACGCACTTACGCGCCTTCGCCGCATGCAGGGCTTCGAAGCCCTCTGGATGCCGGGCAAGGACCACGCGGGGATCGCGACACAGAACGTTGTAGAACGATCCATAAAAGACCGGGACGGTCGATCGCGACACGATCTCGGTCGTGATGCATTCATGGCTCATGTCTGGGACTGGGTGGACGAGTACGGCGATATCATTCTTCAGCAGAAACGCCGACTCGGCGACTCATGCGACTGGGCACGAGAACGATTTACAATGGACGAAGGGTACGTGGAAGCGGTCCAGCGTGTGTTCGTTCAATTGTATGAGGAGGGTCTGATCTATCGCGGTGACTATCTGGTCAACTGGGATCCCGAAAACCGCACGGCTCTGTCAGACGAGGAGGTGGACAATGTCGAGCGAGACGGCAGTCTGTGGTACGTCCGCTATCGACTGGCAGATGGGTCGGGTCACATTACTGTGGCAACGACGCGCCCCGAAACAATGCTGGGTGATACTGCCATCGCTGTCCATCCGGACGACGCTCGTTATGCGGACCTCATTGGTAAGAAAGTAATCCTACCACTGGTCGAGCGTGAACTTCCTGTTGTCGCTGACGAGTACGTCAAGATGGAGTTCGCCGTTGGCGCACTCAAGATTACGCCGGCACACGACAAGAACGATTTCGAAATTGGTCAACGACACGGCCTCGATGTCGTCAACGTCTTGAACCCGGACGGGACCATCAACTCGAACGGCGGTGCCTACATGGGTCTCGATCGTTTCGTGGCGCGGGATCGAATAGTCGCCGATCTCGAGAGCCAGGGCCTGCTCGAGAAGGTGGAGCCGTACAAGATCAATGTTCCTGTCTCGAGTCGATCGAAAGAGATTATCGAGCCACTGATTTCGCGGCAGTGGTTCGTCAAGATGGAGCCGCTGGCCCAACCCGCTATCGAGGCAGTTCGGAGCGGAAAGATCACGTTCTACCCGAAGCGATGGGAGAACGAGTACTTCCGCTGGCTGGAAGACATCCGGGACTGGTGCATCAGCAGACAATTGTGGTGGGGTCACCGAATTCCGGTCTGGTACTACACCAACGCGGATGGTCATATCGACGAATCTCGCGCCTTCGTCGTTTCGGTCAATCAGCCCGAGCAGGGGATGATTCAGGACGAGGATGTTCTCGATACGTGGTTCTCATCGTGGCTCTGGCCTTTTGCAACACTCGGCTGGCCTCACGACGACGACAAGGCGAAAAAAGACGTCTCGTTCTTCTACCCGACTGACGTGCTGGTGTCGGGCTACGACATCCTGTTTTTCTGGATCGCCCGGATGATCATGGCCGGACTTCATTTCACCGGGGAAATACCGTACCGCGACATCTTCATCACGGGAATGATCAAGGACAAGCTTGGACGATGGATGTCCAAGAGTCTGGGGAATGGAATTGATCCGCTCGAGATGATTGAAGAATACGGAGCCGACGCAGTCCGCTATTCCTTGACCATCTTGTGCGCGCAGGGCCAGGACATCAAGCTTGACCCGACGAAGTTCGAGATGGGTCGCAATTTTGCGAACAAGATCTGGAACGCCTTCAATGTATTTGGCCAGTTCATGGAGCCGGGCCGTCAGTATCGCCGGACGCGCGAGTACGCCGAACTCGACCTTGTGGAGCAGTGGATTCTGCATCGACTGAACACTACGATCGAGCGTGTTAACGAATCCGTTGATCGCTATCGCCTGAATGAAGCGCTGGCCTCTGTATATGATGTGTTTTGGAGAGACTTCTGCGACTGGTATCTGGAGCTGATCAAGCCGCCCAGAGGATCTTCGATGGAAGACGAGCGAATTGCGTTGGCCGTCGAACTGTATGAGAAAATGATCCTCCTCCTTCATCCGTTCATGCCCTTCATTACGGAAGATCTCTGGCAGCGAGTCAGGCCCCGCGGCGAAGGCGAGTCGTGCATGGTTCAGGAGTGGCCGGCTGCGAACCCGACTGAGAAATCTGACAGTGCCGCTGAAACGTTCTCTGTCATTCAGGAGATGGTGTCAGGTATTCGGAATATCCGTGCGGAGTACAACGTTCCGCCGTCGAAACACATCGGCGTGATCATCAATGTTTCTTCGAAAGAACCCGACCTTCTTGAGGCGCTCGAAAGCCATCGCGACTACTTCGAGAAGCTCGCGCGCGTCGATCAGCTTGAGGTTGGCAGCGGTCGGAAGAAGCCGATCGCGAGCGCTTCAGCCGTCGTTGGACGAAACGTCGTGTTTATCCCGCTGTCCGGGATGATCGATCTTTCCGTTGAGCGGGACAGACTCCAGAAAGAGATCGATCAAAAGGAGGACTTTGTCGTCAAGATTCAGAAGAAGCTTCAGAATCGACAGTTCGTGAGTAAGGCTCCTGCGGAAGTGGTGGAGCGTGAACGCAAGAAAGAGGCGGATACGATCGCCGAGCTGAAGCGACTCCGGGCCAATCTCGAAGATCTGGCTAGTGTGAACTGA